A genomic segment from Helicobacter sp. NHP19-012 encodes:
- the rplT gene encoding 50S ribosomal protein L20 — MRVKTGVVRRRRHKKVLKLARGFYSGRRKHFRKAKEQLERSLCYAFRDRKQKKRAFRSLWIVRINAACRMRNTSYARFMHALKRAHIELDRKILADMAMNDAAAFDALVEQIKAHL; from the coding sequence ATGAGAGTCAAAACCGGTGTGGTGCGCCGCCGCCGCCACAAGAAAGTTTTAAAGCTCGCCCGTGGATTTTACAGCGGGCGTAGAAAGCATTTTAGAAAAGCCAAAGAGCAATTAGAGCGCAGTTTATGCTACGCCTTTAGGGATCGCAAACAGAAAAAACGCGCATTTAGAAGCCTTTGGATCGTGCGTATCAACGCCGCTTGCCGCATGCGCAACACGAGTTATGCGCGTTTCATGCACGCTTTAAAAAGGGCGCACATTGAGCTGGATCGCAAAATCTTAGCCGACATGGCGATGAACGATGCCGCCGCCTTTGACGCTTTAGTTGAGCAAATTAAAGCCCATCTTTAG
- a CDS encoding outer membrane protein codes for MRRTIIAIPLAAALLSAADEPKPVQSAPTPTPDQAVQTQKPPAPTPTTQNPTPAPSQAVQVQKPLTPAPKQEAQKSVPAKVRVGTTQRGERNAFFVGADYQLGMMTSTEQACATSAQCSSGDGLTTGKWGNMGSTNFRGTLNSLSHVTNGFGIVLGYKHFFKKLPEFGLRYYGFFDYADSEYHYFNKIGPSGWEQNNYHQTNIFAYGVGTDMLFNPKRFNKENFHFGFFAGVAIGGTSWGPKNLDYYHLAGEYGGHIRESSFNFFVNGGIRFGTKHNGFEVGIKIPTIPTNYYALNYRSSVKPGTPYRANLQRNFVFYWRYIVSF; via the coding sequence ATGAGAAGGACGATTATAGCTATCCCCTTAGCGGCGGCTTTACTGAGCGCAGCAGATGAGCCCAAACCGGTGCAGAGTGCCCCAACGCCTACGCCCGATCAAGCGGTGCAGACGCAAAAACCTCCAGCACCCACCCCTACAACGCAAAACCCAACGCCTGCACCTAGCCAGGCGGTGCAAGTGCAAAAGCCCCTAACACCTGCCCCTAAGCAAGAGGCGCAAAAGTCAGTCCCTGCTAAGGTGCGTGTAGGCACAACCCAACGCGGCGAAAGAAACGCCTTTTTTGTGGGGGCGGACTACCAGCTAGGCATGATGACCTCCACTGAACAGGCTTGTGCAACTAGTGCGCAATGTTCTTCGGGGGATGGGCTTACCACCGGCAAATGGGGCAACATGGGTAGCACAAATTTTAGGGGGACTTTAAATAGCCTCTCCCATGTAACCAATGGGTTTGGCATTGTGCTTGGTTACAAGCACTTCTTTAAAAAGTTGCCCGAATTTGGCTTGCGCTACTACGGCTTTTTTGACTATGCGGATTCGGAATACCACTACTTTAACAAGATCGGTCCTAGTGGTTGGGAACAAAATAATTACCACCAAACCAATATTTTTGCCTATGGGGTCGGCACGGATATGCTTTTCAACCCCAAAAGGTTCAATAAAGAGAACTTCCACTTTGGCTTTTTTGCGGGCGTGGCGATCGGTGGAACTTCTTGGGGACCCAAAAACTTGGATTATTACCACTTGGCGGGAGAATACGGTGGGCATATCAGGGAGTCGAGCTTTAACTTTTTTGTCAATGGTGGGATCCGCTTTGGCACGAAACACAATGGCTTTGAGGTCGGGATTAAAATCCCCACAATCCCCACAAACTACTACGCTCTAAATTACCGCTCTTCCGTTAAGCCTGGCACGCCTTACAGGGCTAATTTGCAGCGTAACTTTGTCTTCTACTGGCGTTATATCGTCAGCTTCTAA
- a CDS encoding biotin synthase, with protein MREIFLCSISNVSSGDCPEDCAYCTQSAHHQGKIRRYKYKKPEEVLEEAKYLHSLGALGFCLVTSGRGLDDQKCAYIANLAQSIKKEVPHLHLIACCGRADIQSLKHLKKHGVDSYNHNLETAQNFFPNICTTHTWEERFETCENALRAGLLLCSGGIFGLGESFNDRIELLRTLQSLTPATTPINFFIPSPSLPIKEKIMGAEEALECLALAKEFLPKTKLMVAGGREVVFGANQREIFDCGVDAIVLGDYLTAKGDAPKKDLEMLANYGFAIATSCDG; from the coding sequence ATGCGAGAAATTTTTTTATGTTCTATATCAAATGTCAGCAGTGGGGACTGCCCTGAAGATTGCGCCTACTGCACGCAAAGCGCACACCACCAAGGCAAAATCCGCCGCTACAAATACAAAAAGCCCGAAGAGGTCCTAGAAGAGGCGAAGTATTTGCACTCTTTGGGGGCTCTGGGCTTTTGTTTGGTAACCTCTGGGCGTGGGCTTGATGATCAAAAATGCGCATACATCGCTAATCTTGCCCAAAGCATTAAAAAGGAAGTGCCCCATTTGCACCTCATCGCCTGCTGTGGGCGCGCAGACATACAGAGCCTAAAGCACCTCAAAAAGCATGGCGTGGATAGCTACAACCACAATTTAGAAACCGCGCAAAACTTCTTTCCTAACATTTGCACCACCCACACATGGGAAGAGCGCTTTGAAACCTGCGAGAATGCCCTAAGAGCGGGCTTGCTCTTGTGCTCAGGCGGGATTTTTGGGCTGGGCGAGAGTTTTAACGATCGCATTGAGCTGCTACGCACTTTGCAATCACTCACGCCTGCCACCACGCCCATTAACTTTTTTATCCCAAGCCCCTCTTTACCCATTAAAGAAAAAATCATGGGGGCAGAAGAAGCCCTAGAGTGCTTGGCTCTAGCCAAAGAGTTTTTACCCAAAACCAAGCTTATGGTCGCTGGGGGTAGGGAAGTGGTCTTTGGCGCAAATCAAAGAGAAATCTTTGATTGCGGGGTGGATGCGATTGTGCTTGGCGACTATCTAACCGCTAAGGGGGACGCGCCTAAAAAAGACTTAGAAATGCTTGCCAACTACGGGTTTGCCATCGCCACAAGTTGCGATGGGTAA
- a CDS encoding YihY family inner membrane protein translates to MIHMWGGILGCVYACNHLLSARLKRHFEEMPIVFYYASSLSFYTILSLSPILLFIALVFVSPFAETFSVERLFLPDSPDFMKMTRSFLKSFTQNNRTLGFIEIASIAIAFFLFCENYRYIASKIFNAEPRDYFNFKGRRIFVFWGFGTGIVFILVLPLILFYDLQVQNLTRGWLLSLLHWLGTYLFFYLLFIIPTNKTFKHPLTPLFWSLVTSLCWNLMKWGFVYYVLFNRTYHELYGSVSILWFLMSYIYVSWLLLLFGMYACAVSDETS, encoded by the coding sequence TTGATACACATGTGGGGGGGGATTTTAGGTTGTGTCTATGCGTGCAACCACCTTTTAAGCGCACGCCTGAAACGCCATTTTGAAGAAATGCCCATCGTCTTTTACTACGCCTCCTCTCTTAGCTTTTACACGATTTTATCCCTCTCGCCCATTTTATTATTTATCGCTCTAGTCTTTGTGAGCCCCTTTGCCGAAACTTTTTCAGTCGAAAGGCTCTTTTTACCCGACAGCCCCGACTTTATGAAAATGACCCGCTCGTTTTTAAAATCCTTCACACAAAATAACCGCACTTTGGGCTTTATAGAAATTGCCTCCATTGCGATTGCTTTCTTTTTATTCTGCGAGAACTACCGCTACATCGCCTCTAAGATTTTCAACGCCGAACCTAGGGATTACTTCAACTTTAAAGGCAGGCGTATTTTTGTCTTTTGGGGCTTTGGGACAGGCATTGTCTTTATCCTTGTCCTACCCTTAATTTTATTCTACGATTTACAAGTGCAAAATCTCACTAGGGGCTGGTTGCTCTCTTTGTTGCACTGGCTAGGCACTTATCTTTTTTTTTACCTGCTCTTCATCATCCCCACAAACAAGACTTTTAAACACCCTTTAACTCCCCTATTTTGGAGTCTAGTTACCAGCCTTTGTTGGAATTTAATGAAATGGGGCTTTGTCTACTATGTTTTATTTAACCGCACCTACCACGAGTTGTATGGCTCGGTGTCGATTCTGTGGTTTTTAATGTCCTACATTTATGTGTCGTGGTTACTTTTGCTCTTTGGCATGTATGCTTGTGCTGTGAGCGATGAAACAAGTTAG
- the nusB gene encoding transcription antitermination factor NusB — MATRSQAREAVAGLLYAYDSGNTEIFKVAPTLLEEKKIRNAQQRFALELLGGVLEQMHALDAALQPLLKDWDLKRIGRMERAILRLGAYEILHTQTKPAVVINEAVELAKAYGEDNAPRLVNAVLDHLAKRQS, encoded by the coding sequence ATGGCAACCCGTAGCCAAGCTAGGGAGGCGGTGGCGGGCTTACTCTATGCCTATGATAGCGGCAATACAGAGATATTTAAAGTCGCCCCCACGCTCTTAGAAGAAAAGAAAATTAGAAACGCCCAACAGCGCTTTGCCCTAGAGCTTTTAGGTGGGGTTTTAGAGCAGATGCACGCCCTAGATGCCGCCTTGCAGCCACTTTTAAAGGATTGGGATTTAAAGCGCATCGGGCGTATGGAGCGTGCGATCTTGCGTTTGGGGGCTTACGAGATTTTACACACCCAAACCAAGCCGGCGGTGGTGATCAATGAGGCGGTTGAGCTTGCCAAAGCCTATGGGGAGGACAACGCCCCCAGATTGGTGAATGCCGTGTTGGATCATTTGGCTAAAAGACAAAGCTAA